The Oncorhynchus mykiss isolate Arlee chromosome 30, USDA_OmykA_1.1, whole genome shotgun sequence genome includes a window with the following:
- the LOC110521232 gene encoding cytochrome c oxidase subunit 5A, mitochondrial isoform X2, whose protein sequence is MFRAAVRLSVSGARSLTRPQLGLTAPLVQRCYAHGGKLESDEEFDARWVTYFNKADIDAWELRKGMNTLIGYDLVPEPKILEAALRACRRLNDLASAIRILEAVKDKSGPHKKIYPYLIQELRPTLEELGISTPEELGMD, encoded by the exons ATGTTTCGAGCCGCCGTCCGACTTTCGGTGTCCGGTGCCCGGAGTTTGACACGGCCACAGCTCGGACTTACAG CTCCCCTGGTTCAGAGGTGTTATGCCCATGGTGGGAAGCTGGAATCGGACGAGGAGTTTGATGCCCGCTGGGTAACCTATTTTAACAAGGCAGATATTGATGCGTGGGAGCTGAGGAAAG GGATGAACACGCTGATTGGATACGACCTGGTGCCTGAGCCTAAGATCCTGGAAGCAGCTCTCCGAGCCTGCCGCAGATTAAATGACCTGGCTAGCGCCATACGTATCCTGGAGGCTGTCAAG GACAAATCTGGCCCCCACAAAAAAATCTACCCATACTTAATTCAGGAGCTGCGACCAACACTAGAGGAGCTTGGTATCTCTACACCTGAAGAGCTTGGCATGGACTAA
- the LOC110521232 gene encoding cytochrome c oxidase subunit 5A, mitochondrial isoform X1 yields MRNWGGSVVHFNWRHTHTHTVYGYVQSCYTPLVQRCYAHGGKLESDEEFDARWVTYFNKADIDAWELRKGMNTLIGYDLVPEPKILEAALRACRRLNDLASAIRILEAVKDKSGPHKKIYPYLIQELRPTLEELGISTPEELGMD; encoded by the exons ATGCGTAACTGGGGAGGAAGTGTCGTTCACTTtaactggagacacacacacacacacacagtttatggATATGTGCAAAGCTGCTACA CTCCCCTGGTTCAGAGGTGTTATGCCCATGGTGGGAAGCTGGAATCGGACGAGGAGTTTGATGCCCGCTGGGTAACCTATTTTAACAAGGCAGATATTGATGCGTGGGAGCTGAGGAAAG GGATGAACACGCTGATTGGATACGACCTGGTGCCTGAGCCTAAGATCCTGGAAGCAGCTCTCCGAGCCTGCCGCAGATTAAATGACCTGGCTAGCGCCATACGTATCCTGGAGGCTGTCAAG GACAAATCTGGCCCCCACAAAAAAATCTACCCATACTTAATTCAGGAGCTGCGACCAACACTAGAGGAGCTTGGTATCTCTACACCTGAAGAGCTTGGCATGGACTAA